The genomic segment AGGAGCGGACGTCTTGTCAGTGGCTTCGGTCATCTCGGTGCTTGACGACGACCCCTACGTTCGGGCCGCGATCAACAATCTCTTGGAATCGCGCGGATACAACGTCCACACATTCGCCTCGGCGGAAGAGTTCTTGAGCTCGACCGATTCGAGCGACACCTCGTGCGTGATCGCCGACGTGCAGATGCCGCTGATGAGCGGAATCGATCTGTTGACGCAGATGCGGGCGCAGGGTTCGGCCACGCCGTTCATATTCATCACAGCTTTCCCGGATGACGGCGTGCGTGTGCGGGCACTCAATGCGGGCGCAATCTGTTTTCTCGGTAAGCCGTTCGCTGCCTCGGATCTGATGCAATGCCTGGACCGTGCGCTGGCACTCGATCACCAAACCACGTCGTGAGCGCCCGCGGCCCACAAACGCGGCAGTGACCGAGATGGCCGGGCTGGCGGCCTACTCAGAAAATTCGCGGAACCTCGCCACACCGCGAGGCCTGCGCCGACCGTCTCAATCCACCTTGATATTCGCCGCCTTGATGATCGGCCACCATTTCGCGATCTCGGCCTTTTGCCGCGTGGCGAGCGCTTCGGGCGTGAGCTGATCCTTGGGCGTCATCTCCAGGCCCTGGCTTTCGAGCTGCTTCCTCACCGCAGGATCGTTCAGTGCTTCCACGGCCGCGGCATTGAGCTTTGCGACGATCTCCTTCGGCGTGCCCTTCGGCACCCACATGCCCGACCACAGCGTCATGTTGAAGCCTTTGAGGCCCGCCTCCTCCGCGGTCGGGATCTCGGGCGCCGAGGCGAGGCGCTTGTCGTCGGTGACGGCGTAGGCGCGGATGGTGCCGGCGCGGACCTGGCTGATGGAGTTGGAGGTCTGGTCGACGATGATGTCGATCTGGCCGGCGATCAGGTCGTTCAACGCGGGCGCCGTGCCGCGATACGGCACGTATTGCAGCTTGATGCCGGAGACGCTCTCGAAATAGACGCCGGCGATGTGGCTGCCGGAGCCTGCGCCGGCGGTGCCGGCGGTCGGCGGCGACGGCCGCGACTTCAGCCAGTCCAATAGCTCCTTCAGCGAGGTCGCGGGCGCCGCGTTCTTGCTGACCACGATCATCGGATTGCTCGGCAGCAGCACCACCGGCTCGAGGTCGGCGACGAGGTCGTATTTGAGCTTGTAGACGGCGCCGTTGGCGACGTGGGTGCCGAGATGGCCGAACGAGATGGTGTAGCCGTCGGGCGGCGATTGCACGGCACGGCCGACCCCGATCGAGCCGCCTGCTCCGGTCACGTTCTCGACCACCAGGGGCTGGCCGAGCGAGACGCGCATCCGCTCGGCAAGCACGCGCGCCATCGCATCCGACGGCCCGCCGGCCGCGAACGGCACGATGATGGTGATGGGACGGGAGGGATAATCGTCGGCGCGCGCGACGCCTGCGACAGCGAGAACAGCAATCAGCGCAGCCCAGACGGCCTTCGTCATTGTCTTCTCCCCAGCGATGTCGATATTGTTCTTGCTCTTCCCGCGTACGGGAAGAGGGATCATTCGTGGCGTATTGCCGCGCTAGAACTGGGAATAGTCGATCGGCTTGTGACGATCGAGCGTGCGGGTGACCGGCGGCAGCGGGTATTTCAGACCGGTCGCGCAGTTGAACAGCATGACGCGGTCGGTCTTGCTGACGCGGCCGTCGGCGAGGCTCTCCTTGTAGGCGGCGTAGGTTGCGGCGCCCTCGGGACAGAGCAGCAGCCCCTCCTCGCGCGCGACCTCGTTCAGCGCCGCCGAGATCTTGTCGTCGTCGACCGCAATGGCAAAGCCCTTGCTCTCGCGCACCGCGCGTAGAATGAGAAAATCGCCGATCGCCTGCGGCACGCGGATGCCCGAGGCGATGGTGTGGGCGTCCTCCCAGCGCGTCGCGTGCTCGGTGCCGGCCTCATAGGCCCGCACCATCGGCGCGCAGCCCGAGGCCTGCACCGCAACCATGCGCGGGCGCTTTGATCCGATGAAGCCGATCTTCTCCAGCTCGTCGAAGGCCTTCCACATGCCGATCAGGCCGGTGCCGCCGCCGGTCGGATAGAAGATCACGTCGGGCACG from the Bradyrhizobium sp. WBAH42 genome contains:
- a CDS encoding response regulator transcription factor, which translates into the protein MSVASVISVLDDDPYVRAAINNLLESRGYNVHTFASAEEFLSSTDSSDTSCVIADVQMPLMSGIDLLTQMRAQGSATPFIFITAFPDDGVRVRALNAGAICFLGKPFAASDLMQCLDRALALDHQTTS
- a CDS encoding tripartite tricarboxylate transporter substrate binding protein BugD, with protein sequence MTKAVWAALIAVLAVAGVARADDYPSRPITIIVPFAAGGPSDAMARVLAERMRVSLGQPLVVENVTGAGGSIGVGRAVQSPPDGYTISFGHLGTHVANGAVYKLKYDLVADLEPVVLLPSNPMIVVSKNAAPATSLKELLDWLKSRPSPPTAGTAGAGSGSHIAGVYFESVSGIKLQYVPYRGTAPALNDLIAGQIDIIVDQTSNSISQVRAGTIRAYAVTDDKRLASAPEIPTAEEAGLKGFNMTLWSGMWVPKGTPKEIVAKLNAAAVEALNDPAVRKQLESQGLEMTPKDQLTPEALATRQKAEIAKWWPIIKAANIKVD